GAATGTTAACCTGAATTTCTTCAGTAGATAACTTTTGGAATGAATCTGTTAATGCTTCAACAGAACCATCCACATCTCCTTTAAGGATAATATTTAATTCTTTAAACGTTCCTAAAGCAATACGACGACCAATTTCAGCCAACGTTAATGTTTTAGTTGTTCTTACATCTTGTTCACGTTGTAATTGTGTACGCTTAGTAGCAATTTGCTTAGCTTCACGCTCATCAGCAAAGACATTAAACTTATCACCTGCCTGAGGTGCTCCGTCTAAACCTAATACAGATACTGGTGTTGATGGTCCAGCTTCCTGAACATCATGACCACGCTCATCTTGCATTGCTTTAACTTTACCACTATTCTTACCTGCAAGAACATAATCTCCAACACGTAATGTACCCGCTTGTACTAATACTGTAGATACGTAACCTCTACCTTTATCTAAAAAGGCTTCTACTACTGTTCCTATTGCTGGTTTATTAGGATTAGCTTTAAGCTCTAATAATTCTGCTTCAAGCAATACCTTTTCTAATAATTCTTTAACACCTGTACCTACTTTTGCAGAAATATCATGAGACTGGATTTTTCCACCCCAATCTTCTACTAGTAAATTCATTTGTGCTAAACCTTCTTTAATCTTTTCTGGATTAGCGTGTGGTTTATCAATCTTGTTTATTGCAAACACTATTGGTACACCTGCTGCTTGTGCATGCGATATAGCTTCTTTAGTTTGAGGCATAATATCATCATCCGCTGCTGCTACAATAATAGCTATATCTGTTACTTGAGCACCACGTGCACGCATCGCTGTAAAGGCCTCGTGACCTGGTGTATCTAAAAATGCTATTTTTTGTCCATTATCTAGCTCTACTCCATAAGCACCAATATGCTGTGTGATCCCTCCAGATTCTCCTGCAATAACATTTTCTTTACGTATGTAATCTAATAAAGATGTTTTACCATGATCAACGTGTCCCATTACTGTAACAATTGGAGCACGAGGTTTTAAATCTTCTGGTTTATCAATAACATCTTCAATCGACACTTCGATATCAGCTGTTACAAATTCTGTTTTATATCCAAATTCTTCTGCAACAATAGCAATAGTCTCAGCATCTAAACGCTGATTCATTGTTACCATCATACCTAAAGACATACAAGCAGAGATAATTTGTGTTACCGGAACATCCATCATCGTTGCTATTTCATTTGCCGTAACAAATTCAGTAACCTTAAGAATCTTACTTTCTGCAGCTTCTATTTGTTGATCAATTTCCGATTGCTCTCTATGTTGATCTCTTTTCTCTCTTCTATATTTAGCACCTTTACCTTTAGAAGATTTACCCTGTAATTTCTCTAAAGTTTCACGTACTTGTCTTTGTACTTCTTCTTCACTAGGCTCAGCTTTAACAACTGGTGTCGCTTTACGCCCACCTGGTCTTTTTCCTTTAAACCTATCATTACCTCTTGAAGGACCAGAATTAGATCTGTTATTATCTCCAGGTTTAGAAATACGACGACGCTTTCTTTTGTTAGCGTTGTCATCCTTTTTAGGATCTTCTTTCTTCTTCTTAGGTTTATTAAATTGAGATAAATCAATTTTTTCACCAGCTATTTTCGGACCAGAAAGTTTTGTGTATTTTGTCTTAAGCGTTTCTTCAACCGGTTCTTGAGGGGCAGCATCTTCTTTAGCAACTTCCTTTGCAGGAACAGCTTTAGTTTCTGTCTTAGCCTCCACTTTAATTTCGGTTTTTGCTTTCGGAGCATCGGTAGCTTTAGCACCTACTTTAGCCTTCTCTTCAGTTTTAGCTTTCGCTTCTACTTTGACTTCGACTTTAGGTGTTTCTTTTTCTACAGATACTTTTTCTGCTTTAACAACTTCTTTCTTAGACTCAGGAGTTTCTTCCACTTTCTTAGCAACTTTTTTACCAGTACCTAAATCTATCTTACCGACAGTTTTAGGACCAGAAAGCGCTTTAGAAGCTTTAATAACTTCTTCATCTTTTTTAAGCTGTGCTGCCTTGGCTGCCTTCGCAGCTTCTTCAGCTTTATGCTTAATCTCTAGTTCCTTTTCGCGTTTAACACGCAATACTTCTTTCTCCTTATTCTTTGCTTCATTAACCTCTTGTGATGCCATTTTCTTGTTAGCATCAGTTTGAAATTCATTTGAAAGAATACTGTAAGTTTCTTCTGAAATTTTGGTAGTCGGGCGCTTCTCAACCTCTACACCCTTAGAATCTAAAAATTCTACAGCGCGATCAAGAGAGATGTTAAGCTCACGTAATACCTTATTTAATCTTATTGTTTCAGCCATAAATTGCCTTTAACCTAATTTCTTTTTTTCTCAAATATATGCTAATCTTCGAATTCTTCCTTAAGAATTCTAATAACATCTAAAATAGTTTCTTCTTCTAAGTCAGTTCTTTTGACTAGATCTGCCACATCTTGCTCTAAAATACTCTTAGCTGTATCTAGACCTGCTTTACTAAATTCTTTGATAACCCAATCTTCGATTTCATCAGAGAATTCTCTTAATTCAACATCTTCTTCAGCCCCTTCTCTTAACACATCAATTTCGTAACCTGTTAATTGACCAGCTAATCTAATATTGTGACCACCTCTACCAATCGCCTTACTTACCTCTTCAGGTTTTAAGATCGCTTCTGCACGTTTGTTTTCTTCATCTATCTTGATTGAAGTCACTCTTGCAGGGCTTAATGCTCTTGTAATATATAATTGTAAGTTAGTCGTGTAATTAATAACATCAATGTTTTCATTACCTAATTCTCTTACGATACCATGGATACGAGATCCCTTCATACCTACACAAGCTCCAACTGGATCAATTCTATCATCATAAGAATCTACAGCTACTTTTGCTTTTTCACCTGGAATACGTACAATATTTTTAATAGTAATTAAACCATCAAATACTTCTGGAATTTCAGATTCAAATAGTTTTTCTAAAAACTTAGGCGACGTACGAGACATTATTATTGTAGGCTTATTACCTTTAAGCTCAACACTATCAATAACACCTTTAACGTTATCTCCTTTTCTAAAAAAGTCAGATGGAATTTGCTTATCCTTTGGAAGGATAATCTCATTCCCTTCGTCATCTAACAAGATAACTGCTCTGTGACGTATATGGTGAACTTCTGCCGTATATAAATCTCCAACAAGCTCTTGAAACTGCTTGAAAATATTTGAGTTATCGTGTTCGTGAATTTTAGAGATTAAATTTTGACGTAACGCTAAAATAGCACGACGACCTAAATCTATTAACTTAACTTCCTGTGACACATCCTCTCCTACTTCAAAATCCGGCTCAATCTTTCTTGCCGCACTTAACGATATCTCTTGATTTGGTTCTTCAACCTCTCCATCCGCAACTACAACACGATTTCTCCAAATCTCTAAATCCCCTTTATCTGGGTTTATAATAATATCAAAATTATCATCATCTCCAAATTTTTTCTTCAATGCATTTCTAAACACATCTTCCAAAATAGCCATTAAGGTGACACGATCAATAAACTTATCGTCCTTGAACTCTGAAAAAGATTCAATTAACGCTATATTCTCCATAACTCTACTTGAATTAAAATTTTATTATAACTTTTGCTTCTACAACATCTTTGTAGGCAATATTTTCTTTCTTATTAACGGTAACTTTACCTTTTCCAACAGGCTTTGGCTCTCTTGCTTTCCACTCTAAAGTAAAAGCATCGTCATTCACCTCTGTTAAGACACCTTCCATTTTTTGCGTTGCAGTTGTCACTTCTAATGTTCTACCAACATGTCTAGGGTATTGCCTAGGTAATGTTAGTGGAGCAGCAGCCCCTGCAGACATAACTTCTAGAGCAAAATCATGTTCTTCTCTATCTATGTTATGCTCTATTGCACGGCTAATAAAAATGCAATCTTCAACTTTAACCCCATCGTCTCCATCAATAATTATATTGATAGCATTATCTCCAGTCATGCTAAAATCTATTAAAAATAGATCTTGGCGCTCTGTTAGGGCGTCTTCTAATAAACTTTTTACTGTATTTATAAACATTTTTAAGTATAAAAAGAGGGGACTTTAGTCCCCTCAATTCCTGTTTTCCTCTTACAACGCTGCAAATATACATATTTTTATTGATTTTCATAACTTTTTAAAAGTCATTTTTTATTACTAACTTTATAAGGAGTTCTTTATTAACCAACTATAACGATAATATGAAAAAACTACTCGTACCAACAGACTTTTCTCCAGAAGCCGAAAACGCTGTAAAAGTTGCTGCTCAATTAGCACGGAAACATGATTGTGAAATCATCTTACTCCACATGTTAGAGTTGCCATTCTATAATCTTGCTGACAACTCACCTCCAACAGAATTACCGGAAGCAGTCTTTTTTATGAAATTGGCACATAAAAAATTTGAAACTTTATTAGCCAAAGATTACTTAAGCGGATTAACAGTTCATGAAACTGTAGATTTTAACGAAATAGCGACAGGAATAGTCGAAACCTCCAATAAACACGATGTCGATTTAATCGTTATGGGATCTCATGGTCCTGAAGTTGTCAAAGAAATATTTATCGGCTCTAATACAGAAAAAGTAATCCGCACGTCAAGCACCCCAGTATTAGTCATAAAAAACGAACACCTCCATTTTGACATCAAAGAATTCGTTTTTGCTTCCGACTTTAAAAATGACAATAAAGAAACCTACGTACAGGCAGTCAAATTAGCCAAACTACTTGGCGCTAAAATACATTTACTGAATGTAAATACGCCTAGTAATTTTTCTACAACCGCTGCTACAAAGGTTAGAATGTCCGAGTTTATAGGAAATAACACCTTTGATAACTATACCGTAAACATATACAATGATGAAACCATAGAAAAAGGGATTCTTAATTTTTCAAGAATAGCGAATGCTGATTTAATCGGAATAAGTACACATGGCCGACAAGGTATTGCTCACTTTTTTAATGGAAGCATAAGCGAAGATTTAGTACACCACGCAAAAAGACCCGTAATAACATTTAAAATATAGAACCAAAACATCTTAAAATAAAAAAGCTCCCTTTAAAAAGGAAGCTTTTTTTTGTTGGCCCACTAGGTCTCGAACCTAGACTCTTCAGTACCAAAAACTGACGTGTTACCAGTTACACCATAGGCCAATCTTGTAATGCGAGTGCAAATTTAAGACAATTATTAACTTCCACAAACTTTTTTTAAAAAAAAATCAAAAAAAAACTTAACGTTACCTTAAAAACCACATCCGTTCCATAATAATTACTAAATTCGCATGACATAACAAACCGATATTTTATGACGTCATTTAACTTTAAAAAATGGAACACCATATTAGGGTGGTTCGCTTTTTTAATTGCACTTATCACTTACACACTTACAGTAGAACCAACAGTAAGTTATTGGGATGCTGGTGAATATATTTTAACTTCTTCCAAATTGCAAGTGGGTCATCCACCTGGAGCGCCCCTATTTCAAATGTTAGGAGCAGTGTTTTCCGTCTTTGCTTTAGCCCCTACTCAAATCGGTTTTTTAATGAATATGATGAGTGCAGTGTCTAGTGCTTTTGCCATTCTATTTATGTTCTGGACTATTGTTTTATTATTAAAAAAAATAGTTGGTCAACCAGAAAAACTAGAAAATGGACAAAAAATAGCGATTTTAGGAAGTGCTTTTGTAGGAAGTTTAGCATTTGCCTTCACAGATTCGTTTTGGTTTAACGCTGTAGAAACTGAAGTTTATGCAATGGCGACTTTAATTATGACTATCATGTTCTATTTAGGGTTACGCTGGGAAGCAGATATGCATAAACCTAAAGGTAACCGTTGGTTAATACTTATTGCGTTTGTTGTTGGTTTATCTTTCGGAATCCACTTTATGGGATTATTAACCATTCCCGCTATTGGATTAATCTATTATTTTAAAAACTACAAAACCATTACAGTTAAAAACTTCATTATTGCTAATGTCGCATCGGTTGCTGTTTTATTATTTGTATTTAAATTAATGTTCCCTAATGTTTTAAGATATTTTAGTATTCTAGAATTGTTTTTTGTAAATCAGATTGGACTTCCTTTTAATTCAGGTTCTATTATTGCCGGTATTTTATTAGTTGCCGCCTTTTATTACGGGTTAAAATACACACATACCCAAAAATTATATAATTACAACACCGGTATATTGTGCCTATTATTTGTATTAATAGGATCTTCTACCTGGTTAATGCTTCCTATTAGAGCTAATGCAAATGTTGTTATTAATGAAAACAACCCCTCAAGTGCAAGAGAGCTTTTAGCGTATTACAACTTGGAGCAATATCCAGAAACCCATTTATTTTATGGTCCATTATTTACAGATCAATATACTGGTCTAGATGAAAACGAGCCTTATGTAGATGATAAACCTAAATACGAAAAAGACGAAGCTGCTGGTAAATATATTATCGTTAACAACTACAAACGTGCTAAGCAAAATTACAACCATAAACAAGCCGCTTTTTTACCTCGAATGTGGAGTGGTGAGAATGCCGAAAACTATATGCTATTTACTGGGTTTTTAGACTTTAGTTTAAAATCAGAATATCAAGATGACAAACAGTTAGTAAAATCAATAATTGATTTTAAAAACGATGTTGCCAAAGGCCTAATAGATTATGAAGATTACCATAATTTTTTAAAGCAATTTGGACAAGTCGTAAATATAGAAAAACCTTCTTTAGCTAGTAACATTTCTTATTTGTTTGAATACCAACTAGGATACATGTACTGGCGTTATTTTATGTGGAACTTTTCAGGTCGTCAAGATGATCTACAAGGACGCTATGACCAACACGGTAATTGGATTAGTGGTATACAAGCTATTGATGAATGGCATTTAGGTCAATCTCAAGACAACCTACCAAGTGACGTGTCGGAAAACAAAGGTCGTAACACTTATTACTTCTTCCCTTTAATTTTAGGACTGTTAGGTTTGTTTTTCTTATTTAATAAAGACAAAAAACTGTTTTGGGTCACCTTAGTCTTTTTCCTATTTACAGGATTAGCAATTCAAGTATATACTAATGTTAGACCATTTGAACCTAGAGAACGTGATTACTCCGTAGTAGGCTCCTTCTATGTCTTTGCATTATGGATCGGATTAGGGGTTTACGCTATTTTTGATTTACTTAAAAAGTATGTTTCAAACAGTGTGCTCGCCCCAGCAGTTACATTAATATGCTTATTATTAGTCCCTACAATATTAGCCTCTCAAAACTGGGATGATCACGATAGATCTGGAAAGTATACTGCGTTAGCGATGGCGAAAAAATATTTAGATTCTTGTGATGAAAACGGAATACTATTTTCCATTGGAGACAACGACACCTTTGCTTTATGGTACGCTCAAGAAATTGAAAGCTATCGCACAGACGTTAGAGTTATCAACACCAGTTTATTCCAAACCGACTGGTATATTGACCAAATGAAGCGCAAAGCTTATAAAAGTGATCCAATACCATCTGCTTTAACGCACGACAAATACAAGCACGGCACAAGGGAGTACCTTATCAAGCGACTTAGATCTAGAGATACTTTAGATATTAGTACTTTCATGAATTTTATTACAAGTGAAGACCCTAAAACAAAATTAAAGTATGCGTTGCAACAAGAAGGAGACGACCCTAGCAACTATCCAGAACAATACTTAAATTCTAATTATTTCCCTGTTGAAAATATTAGAGTTCCTGTAGACAAACAATCTGTATTAGCTAATGGCATTGTAAAAGCCAAGGATGCTGATCTTATCGAACCATATTTAGATGTTAAAATAACTGACAATGCTATTACCAAAAACAGGTTGTTAATGTTAGATATTGTCGCTAATAACAATTGGGAACGTCCAATCTACTTTACTGGTGGTGCTTTTGGCGATGATGATTACATCTGGATGAAAGATTACCTGCAATTAGATGCTATGGTCTACAAATTAGTACCTATTAAAACGGCTGTTGCAAGAGCAAATCCATTTGACATGGGACGTTTAGACACCGATTTTATGTACAATAAAGTCGTGAATTGGGATTGGGGTAATAGTGGTAGTGACCAAATCTACCATGATCCAGAAACGAGACGTAACTCCATTACTTACAGAGGTAATTTAGCACGATTAGTAGAACAATTAATCAACGAAGAACAATTAGATAAAGCTGAAGAAATAGCAGATATAGCTATGGAAAACATGCCTGTTGACAAATATGGCTTTTATACCTTATTAGAACCTTATATCAGTGCTTACTACGAGGTTAATAATCAAGACAAAGCTAGACAGTTATTTAAAGATGTTGCGTCCAAATATCAAGAAAGCTTAAAATACTATAGCACGCTAACAAGAGATAATCAAGATAATAACTTTACAGAAATCTTGACCGATATTGAACGTTACAAAGCACTAGTGGATGTGTTAGTAGAATATGATAAAGGGTTTGCAAAAGAAGAATCGATGACCTTTACAAACTATCTAGAGTTATTTAAACAATACTATGACAATGAACCAGAAGTTGAAACGAATCCAATCCGTACAGACAAAGATTTATTACAACAACTAGACACGGTCTTAAAAAGCGAATAAAATGCCTGTTTTTCCAGCAAAAACACCAAAATTAATCCAGCTCCTTTTCCCAAAATACATTTGGAAAAAGGAGTCTTTGGATAAAACCATTTACTTAACTTTTGATGACGGTCCAACACCAGAAATCACACAATGGACTTTAAACACATTAAAACAGTACAATGCTAAAGCAACCTTTTTTTGTATTGGCGATAATGTTAAGAAATTCCCTGATATATTTAACGCCGTAGTAGAAGCTGGTCATGTTGTCGGTAACCACACCTTTAATCACCTTTTAGGTTGGCGCACCAATACTGAGCAATACGTTGCTAATGCAGAAAAAGCACAAGACGTTATTGCTTCTAAAAGCAAAAAACTATTTAGACCACCATTTGGT
This portion of the Olleya sp. Bg11-27 genome encodes:
- the nusA gene encoding transcription termination factor NusA, with amino-acid sequence MENIALIESFSEFKDDKFIDRVTLMAILEDVFRNALKKKFGDDDNFDIIINPDKGDLEIWRNRVVVADGEVEEPNQEISLSAARKIEPDFEVGEDVSQEVKLIDLGRRAILALRQNLISKIHEHDNSNIFKQFQELVGDLYTAEVHHIRHRAVILLDDEGNEIILPKDKQIPSDFFRKGDNVKGVIDSVELKGNKPTIIMSRTSPKFLEKLFESEIPEVFDGLITIKNIVRIPGEKAKVAVDSYDDRIDPVGACVGMKGSRIHGIVRELGNENIDVINYTTNLQLYITRALSPARVTSIKIDEENKRAEAILKPEEVSKAIGRGGHNIRLAGQLTGYEIDVLREGAEEDVELREFSDEIEDWVIKEFSKAGLDTAKSILEQDVADLVKRTDLEEETILDVIRILKEEFED
- the infB gene encoding translation initiation factor IF-2; the encoded protein is MAETIRLNKVLRELNISLDRAVEFLDSKGVEVEKRPTTKISEETYSILSNEFQTDANKKMASQEVNEAKNKEKEVLRVKREKELEIKHKAEEAAKAAKAAQLKKDEEVIKASKALSGPKTVGKIDLGTGKKVAKKVEETPESKKEVVKAEKVSVEKETPKVEVKVEAKAKTEEKAKVGAKATDAPKAKTEIKVEAKTETKAVPAKEVAKEDAAPQEPVEETLKTKYTKLSGPKIAGEKIDLSQFNKPKKKKEDPKKDDNANKRKRRRISKPGDNNRSNSGPSRGNDRFKGKRPGGRKATPVVKAEPSEEEVQRQVRETLEKLQGKSSKGKGAKYRREKRDQHREQSEIDQQIEAAESKILKVTEFVTANEIATMMDVPVTQIISACMSLGMMVTMNQRLDAETIAIVAEEFGYKTEFVTADIEVSIEDVIDKPEDLKPRAPIVTVMGHVDHGKTSLLDYIRKENVIAGESGGITQHIGAYGVELDNGQKIAFLDTPGHEAFTAMRARGAQVTDIAIIVAAADDDIMPQTKEAISHAQAAGVPIVFAINKIDKPHANPEKIKEGLAQMNLLVEDWGGKIQSHDISAKVGTGVKELLEKVLLEAELLELKANPNKPAIGTVVEAFLDKGRGYVSTVLVQAGTLRVGDYVLAGKNSGKVKAMQDERGHDVQEAGPSTPVSVLGLDGAPQAGDKFNVFADEREAKQIATKRTQLQREQDVRTTKTLTLAEIGRRIALGTFKELNIILKGDVDGSVEALTDSFQKLSTEEIQVNILHKGVGAITESDVLLATASDAIIIGFNVRPVGNARTIADREEVDIRTYSIIYDAINDLKDAMEGMLSPELKEEITGTAEIREMFKVSKVGTIAGCMVMNGKIFRNSQIRLIRDGVVTYTGVLESLKRFKDDAKEVSKGYDCGMQIKNYNDINVGDVIEAFHEVEVKKKLK
- a CDS encoding DUF2723 domain-containing protein, giving the protein MTSFNFKKWNTILGWFAFLIALITYTLTVEPTVSYWDAGEYILTSSKLQVGHPPGAPLFQMLGAVFSVFALAPTQIGFLMNMMSAVSSAFAILFMFWTIVLLLKKIVGQPEKLENGQKIAILGSAFVGSLAFAFTDSFWFNAVETEVYAMATLIMTIMFYLGLRWEADMHKPKGNRWLILIAFVVGLSFGIHFMGLLTIPAIGLIYYFKNYKTITVKNFIIANVASVAVLLFVFKLMFPNVLRYFSILELFFVNQIGLPFNSGSIIAGILLVAAFYYGLKYTHTQKLYNYNTGILCLLFVLIGSSTWLMLPIRANANVVINENNPSSARELLAYYNLEQYPETHLFYGPLFTDQYTGLDENEPYVDDKPKYEKDEAAGKYIIVNNYKRAKQNYNHKQAAFLPRMWSGENAENYMLFTGFLDFSLKSEYQDDKQLVKSIIDFKNDVAKGLIDYEDYHNFLKQFGQVVNIEKPSLASNISYLFEYQLGYMYWRYFMWNFSGRQDDLQGRYDQHGNWISGIQAIDEWHLGQSQDNLPSDVSENKGRNTYYFFPLILGLLGLFFLFNKDKKLFWVTLVFFLFTGLAIQVYTNVRPFEPRERDYSVVGSFYVFALWIGLGVYAIFDLLKKYVSNSVLAPAVTLICLLLVPTILASQNWDDHDRSGKYTALAMAKKYLDSCDENGILFSIGDNDTFALWYAQEIESYRTDVRVINTSLFQTDWYIDQMKRKAYKSDPIPSALTHDKYKHGTREYLIKRLRSRDTLDISTFMNFITSEDPKTKLKYALQQEGDDPSNYPEQYLNSNYFPVENIRVPVDKQSVLANGIVKAKDADLIEPYLDVKITDNAITKNRLLMLDIVANNNWERPIYFTGGAFGDDDYIWMKDYLQLDAMVYKLVPIKTAVARANPFDMGRLDTDFMYNKVVNWDWGNSGSDQIYHDPETRRNSITYRGNLARLVEQLINEEQLDKAEEIADIAMENMPVDKYGFYTLLEPYISAYYEVNNQDKARQLFKDVASKYQESLKYYSTLTRDNQDNNFTEILTDIERYKALVDVLVEYDKGFAKEESMTFTNYLELFKQYYDNEPEVETNPIRTDKDLLQQLDTVLKSE
- the rimP gene encoding ribosome assembly cofactor RimP: MFINTVKSLLEDALTERQDLFLIDFSMTGDNAINIIIDGDDGVKVEDCIFISRAIEHNIDREEHDFALEVMSAGAAAPLTLPRQYPRHVGRTLEVTTATQKMEGVLTEVNDDAFTLEWKAREPKPVGKGKVTVNKKENIAYKDVVEAKVIIKF
- a CDS encoding polysaccharide deacetylase family protein, which encodes MPVFPAKTPKLIQLLFPKYIWKKESLDKTIYLTFDDGPTPEITQWTLNTLKQYNAKATFFCIGDNVKKFPDIFNAVVEAGHVVGNHTFNHLLGWRTNTEQYVANAEKAQDVIASKSKKLFRPPFGKIKGSQAKILLKRGYKIVMWSVLSYDWEVKVSQEKCLKNVISHATSGSIVVFHDSIKASKNMQYTLPKVLEYYSKKGYQFKSL
- a CDS encoding universal stress protein, whose protein sequence is MKKLLVPTDFSPEAENAVKVAAQLARKHDCEIILLHMLELPFYNLADNSPPTELPEAVFFMKLAHKKFETLLAKDYLSGLTVHETVDFNEIATGIVETSNKHDVDLIVMGSHGPEVVKEIFIGSNTEKVIRTSSTPVLVIKNEHLHFDIKEFVFASDFKNDNKETYVQAVKLAKLLGAKIHLLNVNTPSNFSTTAATKVRMSEFIGNNTFDNYTVNIYNDETIEKGILNFSRIANADLIGISTHGRQGIAHFFNGSISEDLVHHAKRPVITFKI